The following nucleotide sequence is from Apium graveolens cultivar Ventura chromosome 4, ASM990537v1, whole genome shotgun sequence.
AATAATGAAGCTGAGTACAAAGCTTTGATCGGTGGGCTAGGACTAGCTGGGACATCGAGAGTAAGGAACTTGAAAGTTTGCGGGATTCGAAGCTCGTAGTATCCCAGGTCAAAGGAGAATTCAAAGCAAGAGAAGAGACCATGGCGAAGCATGTATGCCTAGTGAGAGTTGTGATGACTCAGTTTGATGAGTGTCATGTTGAGCATATTCTCgaggaagaaaatgctaaggtaGATGCTTTATCTAAATTTGCCTCTTCTGAGATCGAGAATAGTTCTAGAAGCGTATATTTTCGTGCTCTGAAGAAaaggagcattgatgttaagttTGTTACCCCCATTGGACTTGGAGAGTCTTGGATAGATTATATTAAGGCTCATCTACAAACCGTATGGCTTTCTAATGATATAGTGGAAGCAAGAAAATTGTTCGTACGAGCCCTAAGATATTCTTTAATTGATGGGATTCTTTATAAGAGGTCTTTTATAATTCCTTATCTAAGGTGTCTTAGGCCAAATGAGGCCCGACTTGCCCTGGAAGAAGTACATGAATGTATATGTGGCCAATACTTGGGGGTAGGGCCTTAGCCCACAAAATCACTCGCTTAGGCTTCCactggccagaaatgatggttgatgctaAAGAATACGTAAAGAGATGTGATCGCTGTCAAAAGCATGCCCCTGTAGTAAGACAGCCCCCCGAAATGCTTACTTCCATAAACTCCCCAATCTCGTTttccatgtgggggatggatatctTTGGGCATTTCCCAATGGCTACTGTTCAAAGGAAGTTCTTAATTGTAGCAATTGATTactttactaagtggattgaatcCAAACCCTTAACCAAGAGTATAACTAAACAAGTTGCTCAATTCATGTGGGAAAGCATCATGTGCAGATATAGGATTCCCCAAATTTTGGTAATCGAGAATGGGACAcagttcaataatgaggaattcagaAAGTATTGTGAAGAGAATGAGATCGAGCTGCGATTCACTTCAGTCGCTCACCctcaagccaatgggcaagcagaggttgCGAATCGAATTATCCTAGACGGgttaaagaagaggattgaaaaGTCCATAAATAactgggtagatgagatacttccaatacttTGGGCATACAGGAccacttgtagagtcacgacaaggGCAACACCAtttatgttagcatatggggcaaaAGTGGTTGTTCCTTTGGAAATATCACATTCATCTCCAAGGGTTCAAGCTTATaatttagaagaaaatgaagaaggatAGAGACTAGCCTTAGACTTAATAGATGAAGTTCGAGATCAAGCTCATGCTAAGATCGTAGAATATCAGGAAAAAAACTTCCttttactacaacctaagggtaaaagaaaggtttttcaagaAAGGAGATCTAGTCTTAAGAAAGGCTGAAGCATCGGGAGTTGGGAAGAAAATGAAGTTGGCCCCAAACTAGGAAGGGCTTTAAAAAGTTAAAAGTGTTTAAGGATAAGGGTCTTACAATTGGGAGACTATGGAAGGAGATGAAGTGCCAaggacttggcatgctcaaaatcTGAAGATTTATTATATATAGCTCGTTGAAAAGGAAGTGGTTACTTATTAAAGTAGCAACAAGGTTCAAAAGCACCATGAAGCTTTGCTCGCTTAGGATCTATATTCCAGTTTATTAAGTTATTCTAATTCTTTAGGATTTATATTCCAGTTTATAGCTACTGAGATTTGACCTATTTATATAGGGTCTTGAAAGACCACACTGTGATTATTTAAGTTTGGATACTAAGCTTTGAAAAACCAAGTAATACTCTTGAGTTGAAGTGATGACTATAAAAACATGTAAGAAATGCAGAAAAAGGGAATAACATAAATAAACCCCAAAGGGTAGTAAGTTCGAAATACAATAAGAAAATACAAAATCCATGAAAGGCTAAGATTCTACTCATCCCTTGTTAATTCATCCTTGTCCTTCTCCTCCTCATTACACCATTCCTCTACATTAGCTGAAGTTTTTGCATTTTTGGATGGAGAGGATGGGGGAGAGGTAGTGCTAGGATCAAGGATGTGATCTTCCTGCATGGGGGAATTAAAGAGAGCTTCCAAGCTATTCTCGGTTTCTGGCTATTCAGGGCTAATAAAATCCTTGGCCTCTATTAATCCAGGATGCTTCTCTATCACCGCCTTCATCACAGCATCCCATCCTTGCGTCAACTGAATATGATAAAGATCCTCGTCATGAATCTACATTAAGTCCCTGAACTTCTAGGagtccatgtagtcatcaatAAGGGTTTCCTTATCACTTCGGAGCTTTACAGCTCAGCATGGGCTTTGGACAGCTCTTCATCCTTGTTCTTTAACTTCTTCTCAAGGACCCCAGCCCTCTCCTTCCACTtattcatctccttctcaaaatcaTCAGAGTTATCTTTCCAGGACTTGGCCTGATGAAGTGCTGCCTGGAAGAAGGTATTGCTCTACAAAAGAAAGAGGAAAATTCAATAAGATAATTATAAAAAAGAGAATTATAAAAAAAAAGATATTGGTAGATGGTTTACCGAGGCTTGGGCTTGAGAATCCAGATGCTCAATTGTCTCAATATCACTCCCCGTGATAATGTCAGTGCAGTCCTGGGGAGTGATAGAGTGAAAAGACCAATATTTTGCATGTTTGGTGGACCCAACCACCGTGTCACCTCTCCTAAAGCCCCAGTTGGGCCTATAAGTGTGCCCCTTAATTGGGGGATCCACATCATCTCCCAAGGAAACCTCGGGAACATGTGGCTTCAGGAATGAAGGGTCATCAGGTTTCCCCTTTGGGTCTTTGTTGAATTTGGCCCTCTTTTGACGGGCCGATTCACCCTCCTTAGGCTGGTtaattgttggtgagactgcatagctgtatgaacaattatgttgtgcatatgttgtgtacttgatgatttcataaacaaaacatctaagtagatttacttagtgaaataatgtagcacttgatagataagaattatagtcccgacggataactcattttagtcccgacggatgttgacTTATTGTAATAACCGGGagaattatgtgaatattatatgttaaataaataaatattatgtgtttaaagTGATTAATgccatgatatgagatgttataaccATTATGTGTGTTTCTATGCGGGCCAGAGAATTTTTTTtgattgattaaaatatgtttaaattgcaattatatgaacttatctacaatcgggacgcgtatttatcagcgtctttattaaaatactcgttttatttcgatttatgcgcgtttgaatgtattttgcgcattttcgggattttctggtaatttttggaccggtgtatgattttataatgctatatggatttattaattattttcccAGTAATTACAAAATAAACTATGTATATGGGTTCTGTCAGTTGGATATTACTTTTGTTAATATCTTTATTAATTAGGTgagattattggtgttcgagtatcatttgtgtaattagttgtgttattttgtttttataattaaaagtgattttgttaaagaattactttcataaatatttgattatctctaaaatcatttttattacttcataattttatttattatttttaaaagtttataaaatttagaaatcaatatttcagtaattatttaattttaaatgattttatgattttatttatttgtaaaatccgtatttaattctaaaattcttcaaaaattatgaaactcatatttatttatgtttggaatattccgagagttttaaaattattttgaaattttcggagttagttttaCCCGCGCATCGATTCGTATAATTGATAAAAGTGGttataaattgcgtttcagaaattattttaaaattttgaaatttatgtttcgataaatttcgggatatttgtaaccttTTAAGGCAATTTTTGTAATTTCCTGAAGTTATTTTACGTGCACCTCGATCCGTTAAATTCGAATTTCGAAACGAATCAAGTCTCAGAATTCTCGTAATTTCCAATAGTACGTACTTGAATAATAGAAAATTGTACTACTTGTACTAGCAGGTGTACTGTGTTGTTTAGTCGGCTGAGGaataaaaacaaatatatacattCATTAACCCCCCCCCCCATTTCGGTTCTTTGCTTCGGGTTTCTTCCTGCGTTCGCCGGACGCCGCCCCTATTCCGGTAAAGTGCCGCCGGAAAGATCTTCTTGGTGGTTTTTGTTGTATGTACATATAATTATGTGTGTATATGCGCATGGATTGGTTGATGTTGGGGTCCTTGTTGCTATCTCTGTCATTTCTTTCCGGCTGCCGCCGGCCTCTTTTCCGGCTGGGTGGCCTGGGCGATGCTGTGTCTGTGCGTGGTGTGTGTGCGTGAgtaatatgtgtgtgtgtatagtGCTCGAGTGTGTGTATGGTGGAAGTTTTGCCTGAGTTCTGCTCAGTGGGGGGCGTTTCTGTTTTCTCCCTATTTCCGATTGCGCGCGTGACGCGTACTGTTGCCCTTACTCTAACTTGATTATTCCTGCTgtgattatttttataaattaattcGGCATGAATTGTTGATTAGTTCGTGAAATATGTGTTTTGTGCgaaaatttattattgaataaTCGGTGAAACCGGTCTGGACACTTAAATTATTCGGGCACCGACCGATTTCGCCGCCGTCAGCAATGAACATtggtgagctgacggtggactttgataacatgattctgagtcctaaattttataaataaataaaaatataagatgtaattaattatatttaatttgtgTTGGAGAATATATGAATTGGATCGTAGTTGGTTTGGACTTGATTGTGATTGATtcgacgtcgggatgttcgacgggcaggccgataaacaaaggagacgctggccgattttcggaaaattaattccgaaaatacgggaacgtaacctataattatcggagacgtcgaacgaagATATGTAATTTTACaaaacctaattacgtgttgtTGGGATAAGATATTTTATAAACAAACCGTTCGTcctttaatacgaaacgaacgcgtacagactcagaaaaatattgcgcttccaataaaaatacttttaagacctaatttcttttgtattgcaatgtcatttgatttgtgcatcagtttgagtcggtatttgatcgataaatgctaatattgacctgattttaattctgaacgctttagaacgtatcttttaatgatctgacttatgtgttacatgaaatatgtgattatgtgttatatgaatgcCATGACTAGGTGTTGCGTGATATGaatgctatctgtttacagttttaaaatgccatgctagttataaatgatcgggtagatgtccagacgtatagttacgtcggttgagtttggttctgtcaattaagatagttcttttgtttatagaatcgagtagcaaggagtgcggtcaagtgttagacggagatagtagccatcaATGATAAGctgagttatagtaagaggttatcgagcataccaggaaagtacccctaacttcacttattgttcaagtgacgtttatttagaatcatattatgcaagtacctatatctttatttatcattcaattgatattgactctgaactttattctttcgatttccatactattctaagttcagaatagttaaacgttttatattttgctataaattactctatacagtggaacattgaattgagattagcgaataactaattgttccagttatttcgccatcgattgttgagataactctgaaccatgagaaatggggagttatatggttaaggatgtcctttgatttggctcctttgatcaaaatgttttatggattggataaatgcgtaagtgaccgggacggacggtccagcggagggctatttctatgtgttgtatgaaatattatgacaccatttttgccacaggcaggtatattgcctttttatttgagtactcgtattttggggacatgtttctatgaatcatgaccttgtgctatcacatgggatgatcagcatgtgatagtacgtccgtcggagttagattccaatctaaaaattatcgtttattgttgatagcttgtaaagctttattattgatcagatattactgcttttatccttttgttcagttattatcagaatgtgatttatcatttcaagtacattttatattgcttgctgagcatttctttcgctcatacttgtttatcaatctaatctttcagctaagccagagcaggcttgagatccaggtttggtcagaagtcgagtgcttataaatagtggtgtgtattccaggtagactgttttgggacgcttggatagtctggaggtttgtaataaaatttgaataatttgtaaaactaattagacttatggtttgtaataacagttggtttgtaatagtgcctgttccatactataacctgtgatcgatccagttgcatgcaaggggtcatatttattatattattccactgtgattattttattatagcttagtggcaagtgacccccagacctagaccccgggtttggagggcgtcacaggttggtatcagagctacaggttttggtcactgaaacaggcttaggagtgtcatagatgagtcataggaagatcacataagataggcgcgtgtagtttagcttttataggattaaatttaggttattgggttaggttatagttaagttatttaagttccctgttttgcgtttagccttaggccttGTATCATTGCCCtgttattttgttggtttagttaagatttaagcaaggatttaaaagggtTAGATAATgcggagtaaattttctttgtgttattattctcgagataataagcaggattatgtgataatcatgtcgcttgtgttaatatggtagcaattttatgatattttgagaaaagataatgtttgcgaactttaatatgctaaggaattgctacatatttgacacaatgcttgacagattattatatatgttgcttgttttcttaccagaataatggcaccaaagagaaggaataattcaggagaggatcgtaccgagagccGTACGGATCCAGCGATTATacagatgttgggactgatacagcagcagatgttacatcttacacaacagcagcaacagcagcaacagcaacagcagcagcaagaCGCAGCACCACCtgtagtgacttttaagcagtttcaagcggtgaagccacctgagttcaagggaagtgctgatcctgtggaagccaatgcatggctcaaggagatggaaaaggcttttgaattagtcagagcaggagctgagcagaagaccaagtttgcaagctactttctaaaaggtgaggcgaactattggtgggaatctacgtgagcattggaaggaggtgagtttataacttgggagagattcaaaGAGCTGTTCctagagaagtatttcccgaggtatatgaagaaccaaatggagatcaaatTTTTGAATCTGACCCAGAgtgatcttactgtggctgagtacgaggctaagtttactgaattggcaaggtttgtgccagaccaggttgatacagatgaaaagaaagtaAGAAGGTTTGAGcagggattgagattttggatacagaatagggtggccatgtttgaattgacttcatatgtggcggTAGTGCAGAAAGCGATGGTGATCGAAAGTAAGAAtgatatgtctcagaaaggaaaagatgggaagaaaagaaagatagaaacctcagaaggaggtcagcagCTAAGTAATTTCCAGAGCCGTTTTAACAGAAGGTCAgaatttcagggtaataggaatatgggattcagaagaccacaatcaggaaatggaggacaaggcaaccgttttcagaattcaaatcagcagaggcccaatcgtccaccaatactagattgtcagttttgtggtaggaagcactttgggaattgtaatgctaatgtgacgtgtttcaagtgcggcaggaagggacactttgctaatgtgtgtcagaatcagactcaaggtcagaatgtgggaactggatgttataagtgtggaaatccaggacatatcgccaggaattgcccaacacaaggtacgacgagcaacaccctaaggcttacaggtgctccatctcagaatgtgccaaggattgaaggaccgTCAGCAAAGGACCAACCCAAGGcaaggacattcaatatgactatgaaggatgttgttcagagttcagatgtggttgcaggtatgcttccagtcaactccgtagatgctaaagttttatttgattctggagctaccaggtcatttatttctcaagattttgtcgataaactgcattgcgaagttaagttgttagaacaagcattaatgatagagttagctaataagaatcaagtatCCGTCGACCGAGTATGCCCGAGGTGTaatattgagataggaggacatcatttctatgccaacttgataccttttaggttgggagaatttgatgttattttaggaatggattggttgtcagaaaataacgctcagattgattgtaagaataggaaagtgagacttcataccttggatagtaagaagaaggtgatatttcgaggaaataggcaagagaagaagttcttaacgatagctcaagtgaaaaagttattgTGTCAGAAtttgtgaagcatatttggcccatgtggtagacaccagtaaagaagttccagcactagaagcgattccaattGTCAATGAATTTttagatgtctttccagatgatctaccaggattacctcccgacagagaaattgaatttgcgattgacctagcacccggaacagaaccagtctctaaagctccgtaccggatggcaccagtggaaatgaaggaattggcaactcagctgcaagatctcttggagaaaggagttataagacccagtatatccccatggggcgcaccagtactatttgtcaagaaaaaggacgggagtatgtgactgtgtattgattatcgagaactgaataagctgaccattaagaacaaatacccattgccgaggatcgatgatctgtttgaccaattgcgaggcgttgtatggttttctaagatagatttaagatccggatatcatcaactgaagatcaagcctgaagacattccgaagaccgcatttagaaccagatatgggcattatgagtttctagtgatggcatttggattaaccaacgcaccagcagctttcatggatctgatgaatcgagtatttaagaagtatttggataaattcgtgatcatgttcatagacgatattctgatctattccaaaatagaagaggagcatgcagagcatttgaagatagttttggagatactacgacaggagaaattgtacgcaaagttttctaagtgtgaattttggttaaaagaagtacgatttcttgggcacgtgattagcaataaaggagtggaagtggatccagcaaagattgaaaccataatcaactgggagaggccaaaaacaccaacggaagtaagaagtttcatgggattggcaggttactacagaagatttgtgcaagattttgcaaagatagctacaccattgacaaagctcaccaagaagaaccagaaatttgaatgggatgagaaatgcgaggaaagtttttaagaattaaagaatagatcagtatcttctccagtactagtcttgccagatgaacaaggaaattttgtgatttacagtgacgcttcgtataaaggattgggatgtgttttgatgcagcatgacaaggtgatagcctacgcttcaagacagttgaaaccacatgaagaaaagtatccaacacatgatctggaattggaagcatcttcacccagaaggagttgaacatgaggcagagaagatggctagaactaatcaaggactacgactgtactattaactatcatccaggcaaagcaaatgtggtggccgacgctctgagcagaaaagaaaggttaaatatgataatttcatcagagaaattgatcaaggaatttgagaagctagaaatagaggtcattattccaagtatgtctacagaggtgttatgtgcaatgtcttttcaaccagaactattagagaaaataagaagatgtcaggaggaagttatgagccatgaacgacacagtttgacaggagaagagatagggagtcaaaaggatgataaagggatattaagattttcttccagaatatggatacccaatgtagccgagctgaaagatgaaattcttcgagatgctcacaactccagatactcaattcatcccggaagtacgaagatgtaccgagatttaagggaaaacttttggtggccaagcataaagaaagaaattgcagaatgggtaaataagtgttacacttgccagcgagtcaaagcagaacatcaaaggcccagtggattgatacaaccattggatattccagaatggaaatgggagcatatagcgatggatttcgtagtttgattaccgaggaccagggcgaatcatgatgctatttgggttattatcgacagattgacgaagtcagcgcattttcttcctatcaatgagagattctcaatggataaattggtacggttatatcttaaagaaattgtgacacgacatggagttccagtatctatagtttcagacagagatcctcgatttaactcaagattttggagaagttttcaagattgtctcgaaacgaagctgaacatgagtaccgcgtatcatccgcagacggatggtcaaagtgaaaggacgattcagactattgaagatatgctaagggtatgtgcactagatcttgaaggtagttgggacgagcatttgccattggttgaattctcctacaacaacagctatcatgccagtattggaatgtcgccttacgaagctttgtatgggagaagatgcagatctccaatatgttgagaggaagttggtgagagaaagattttgggtccagaattgatccagcagacaaaagaaaaaatagaactcattcggaaaagattaacagcagctcaagatcgtcaatgcaaatatgcagatcctaccagaaaggacatggaatttgaaattggagaagcagtgttattaaaggtttcaccttggaagggtttatcaagatttagaaagaaaggaaagctgagtccgcggtatgttggcccttttgagattttgaagcgtgtgggaaaagttgcttacgaattagcgttaccacctcacatgcagcatattcacaacgtgttccatgtgtcgatgttgaagcgttatttgcctgattcgaaccatgtgatagaatacgagccaatcgagatccagccagatttgtcttttgtggagcaaccagtgcagattttagataagaaagaaagagtacttaggaataagtctgtatttTTAGTGTgaatcttgtggaggaatcccaaggttgaagagtcgacctgggagttggaaagcgaaatgcgatccaagtatcctcatttatttttctaggctgattctgaggacagaatcctgttaaggggggaaggatataataaCCGGGagaattatgtgaatattatatgttaaataaataaatatgatgTGTTTAAAGTGATTAATgccatgatatgagatgttataactgttatgtgtgtttctgtgcgggccagagaatttttttcgattgattaaaatatgtttaaattgcaattatatgaacttatctgcaatcgggacgcgtatttatcagcgtctttattaaaatactcgttttatttcgatttatgcgcgtttgaatgtattttgcgcattttcgggattttctggtaatttttggaccggtgtatgattttataatgctatatggatttattaattattttcccagtaattacaaaataaactatgtgtatgggttctgtcagtTGGATATTACTTTTGTTAATATCTTTATTAATTAGGTgagattattggtgttcgagtatcatttgtgtaattagttgtgttattttgtttttaaaattaaaagtgattttgttaaagaattactttcataaatatttgattatctctaaaatcatttttattacttcataattttatttattatttttaaaagtttataaaatttagaaatcaatctttcagtaattatttaattttaaatgattttatgatttcatttatttgtaaaatccgtatttaattccaaaattcttcaaaattatgaaactcatatttatttatgtttggaatattccgagagttttaaaattatttttggaattttcggagttagttttaCCCGCGCATCGATTCGTATAATTGATAAAAGTGgttataaattgcatttcagaaattattttaaaatttcaaaatttatgtttcgataaatttcgggatatttgtaaccttTTAAGGCAATTTTTGTAATTTCCTGAAGTTATTTTACGTGTACCTCGATCCGTTAAATTCAAATTTCGAAACGAATCAAGTCTCAAAATTCTCGTAATTTCCAATAGTACGTACTTGAATAATAGAAAATTGTACTACTTGTACTAGCAGGTGTACTGTGTTGTTTAGTCGGCTGAGGaataaaaacaaatatatacattCATTAACCCCCCCCCCCATTTCGGTTCTTTGCTTCGGGTTTATTCCTGCGTTCGCCGGACTCCGCCCCTATTCCGGTAAAGTGCCGCCGGAAAGATCTTCTTGGTGGTTTCTGTTGTATGTACATATTATTATGTGTGTATATGCGCCTGGATTGGTTGATGTTGGGGTCCTTGTTGCTGTCTCTGTCATTTCTTTCCGGCCGCCGCCGGCCTCTTTTCCGGCTGGGTGGCCTGGGCGATGATGTGTCTGTGCGTGGTGTGTGTGCGTGAGTAATATGTATGTGTGTATAGTGCTCGAGTGTGTGTATGGTGGAAGTTTTGCCTGAGTTCTGCTCAGTGGGGGGCGTTTCTGTTTTCTCccttgttatggataaaaaactaaggttattatttgctgtatttattactaagattcgggagctcaaggccttcaatggctgctctcgtgtatcgtagcttaattctgcctttacgagatgcctacgtatctctgtgaattagagaatcaagccaaaaaacgtagttctgatttgtggggtgaggccccttatatagatgttgggagtccttgaattggacttggtataggagacctggtgggctagtctcataattagaatagacttaggagtcctaggaagtaggaagttgattccttatccttttaggtccccttgaggctaatctataaggattta
It contains:
- the LOC141718914 gene encoding uncharacterized protein LOC141718914, yielding MAKHVCLVRVVMTQFDECHVEHILEEENAKVDALSKFASSEIENSSRSVYFRALKKRSIDVKFVTPIGLGESWIDYIKAHLQTVWLSNDIVEARKLFVRALRYSLIDGILYKRSFIIPYLRCLRPNEARLALEEVHECICGQYLGVGP